The following are from one region of the Microcoleus sp. FACHB-831 genome:
- a CDS encoding rhomboid family intramembrane serine protease produces the protein MVPLRDDNPTRITPYVTYGLIAANILVFLYELTLEPQQLEGFFRVAAVVPCQLSSTCPNTVGYQQIPEWLTLVTSQFLHGGFLHLAGNMLFLWIFGNNVEDKLGHVKYLIFYITCGVLASLSQWFFSANSAIPSLGASGAIAGVLGAYVLRFPQAKVLTLVPLGIFLTTFRIPALFFLGFWFLQQALYGVASLNAPTNIGMESGGIAYWAHAGGFVFGAILGPLLGLFSPDPETNSY, from the coding sequence GTGGTTCCTTTACGCGATGATAATCCCACACGCATCACTCCATATGTTACTTATGGACTGATTGCTGCGAATATTTTGGTTTTTTTATATGAGCTGACTTTAGAACCACAACAGCTGGAGGGATTTTTCCGCGTCGCCGCTGTCGTTCCCTGCCAACTCTCAAGCACCTGTCCCAATACAGTAGGATATCAGCAGATACCAGAGTGGCTGACGCTTGTAACGTCCCAGTTCCTGCACGGTGGTTTTTTACACTTGGCAGGAAATATGTTGTTTTTGTGGATTTTTGGTAACAACGTTGAGGACAAACTCGGTCACGTTAAATACTTAATTTTTTACATTACTTGCGGCGTTTTGGCATCTTTAAGTCAGTGGTTTTTTTCCGCTAACTCTGCTATTCCTTCCTTGGGGGCGAGTGGCGCGATCGCAGGCGTTCTAGGAGCCTACGTTCTCAGATTTCCTCAAGCAAAAGTTCTGACCTTAGTTCCCCTCGGCATTTTCTTAACCACTTTTCGCATCCCTGCTCTTTTCTTCCTAGGTTTTTGGTTTTTGCAGCAAGCTTTATATGGCGTTGCCAGCCTAAATGCACCAACTAACATCGGCATGGAAAGTGGTGGAATTGCTTACTGGGCGCACGCTGGGGGTTTTGTTTTTGGGGCAATCTTAGGACCACTGCTGGGATTGTTTTCCCCAGATCCAGAAACAAATTCTTACTAA
- the petJ gene encoding cytochrome c6 PetJ, with amino-acid sequence MRKLLSVVLMVTLVLIALTRPVAADTVSGAKIFSANCSACHMGGGNVIMANKTLKKDALDKYSMNSMEAIVTQVTNGKNAMPAFKGRLNKQQIEDVASYVMEKAEKGW; translated from the coding sequence TTGAGGAAACTGTTATCGGTTGTACTGATGGTTACGCTTGTGTTGATTGCCTTGACTCGTCCAGTAGCAGCTGATACAGTAAGTGGTGCCAAAATCTTCAGCGCCAACTGTTCTGCTTGTCACATGGGCGGCGGCAACGTTATTATGGCTAATAAAACTTTGAAAAAAGATGCCCTAGATAAGTACAGTATGAACTCAATGGAGGCGATTGTAACCCAAGTAACAAATGGCAAAAATGCTATGCCAGCCTTCAAGGGGCGTCTAAACAAACAACAAATTGAGGACGTTGCCAGCTATGTTATGGAAAAGGCAGAAAAAGGCTGGTAA
- the petE gene encoding plastocyanin codes for MKLKMTFSRSIGLLICTIMLVISSFVMSVSPASADSYTVKMGTDQGLLKFDPANITIKPGDTVKFVNNKLAPHNAVFDDKGVPTGDKALATKLTHTKLLYSPGESYEATFPADTPPGTYTYYCQPHRGAGMVGKITVAG; via the coding sequence ATGAAATTGAAAATGACATTTTCACGAAGCATAGGTTTACTAATTTGCACAATTATGCTAGTAATCTCTAGCTTTGTGATGTCAGTTTCTCCTGCATCAGCAGACAGCTACACCGTGAAAATGGGTACTGACCAAGGGCTGCTGAAGTTTGATCCGGCTAATATCACGATTAAGCCCGGTGACACAGTTAAGTTTGTTAATAATAAACTTGCTCCCCACAATGCTGTTTTTGATGATAAGGGAGTGCCAACTGGAGATAAGGCACTAGCAACTAAACTGACTCACACTAAGTTACTCTACTCTCCTGGTGAGTCCTACGAGGCAACTTTCCCAGCAGACACACCACCAGGTACTTATACGTACTATTGCCAACCTCACCGTGGCGCTGGAATGGTTGGTAAAATCACAGTTGCCGGGTAA
- the psbV2 gene encoding photosystem II cytochrome PsbV2, whose protein sequence is MLRQLLSLRRLFLILGICLLVFTVSLPAFAADTYIRQYLRVTEPISLDLDEQGQTRQFSAEDLSAGKRLFEQHCLNCHVGGATLPDPTVSLSLADLHGATPPRDNINSLVAFLREPMTYDGSEETFWCRQVPESWMPHQDVENIAGFILRAAQKAPGWGTNNF, encoded by the coding sequence ATGCTGCGTCAATTACTCTCACTTCGCCGTCTATTTTTGATTTTGGGTATCTGCCTTTTGGTCTTCACGGTCAGCTTACCAGCGTTTGCCGCAGACACCTATATTCGGCAGTACCTGCGCGTTACTGAGCCAATCTCCTTAGACTTAGATGAGCAAGGTCAGACTCGCCAATTCTCCGCTGAAGATTTATCCGCAGGTAAGCGACTGTTTGAGCAGCACTGTCTAAATTGTCACGTCGGCGGCGCTACCTTACCCGATCCCACAGTGTCTCTGTCCCTAGCAGACTTGCATGGTGCCACTCCACCCCGCGACAATATCAACAGTTTAGTCGCCTTTCTGCGGGAACCAATGACCTATGACGGCAGCGAAGAAACCTTTTGGTGTCGTCAAGTGCCGGAAAGCTGGATGCCGCATCAGGATGTGGAAAATATAGCCGGATTTATACTCAGGGCAGCGCAGAAGGCACCGGGATGGGGTACAAATAATTTTTGA
- the psbV gene encoding photosystem II cytochrome c-550, translated as MLKRYISLAITTVFCTFVLLVGRAMAVELNPDVRTIPLNGQGEQVTLSLKQVAEGKRLFNYACAQCHAGGVTKTDFNIGLSPDDLAGATPPRDNIAALVDYMHHPTTYDGETPISELHPSTESSDIYTVMRNLTEDDLYAIAGHILLQPKILGEQWGGGKAVR; from the coding sequence ATGCTTAAGCGATACATAAGTCTGGCTATAACCACTGTATTTTGCACTTTTGTGCTACTTGTCGGTCGAGCGATGGCAGTAGAACTGAACCCAGACGTTCGCACCATACCCTTGAACGGTCAAGGGGAACAGGTGACATTGAGCCTGAAACAAGTTGCAGAAGGCAAACGTTTATTTAACTATGCCTGCGCTCAGTGCCATGCTGGAGGTGTCACGAAGACCGATTTTAACATCGGTCTGTCACCAGACGACCTAGCTGGTGCAACCCCACCACGTGACAATATTGCCGCTCTGGTGGATTATATGCACCATCCCACGACCTACGACGGAGAAACACCTATCTCTGAGCTGCACCCCAGCACAGAAAGCTCCGATATTTACACAGTGATGAGAAATCTCACGGAAGATGACCTGTATGCGATCGCTGGTCACATCCTCCTCCAGCCGAAAATTTTAGGCGAACAGTGGGGCGGCGGTAAAGCCGTGCGCTAA
- a CDS encoding translation initiation factor IF-2: MGFADLSIAEIAADYSFPVEEVCNLCQQLGIAYKTPQTRLALEDAKAIISKILSQKRGSGADEG; encoded by the coding sequence ATGGGGTTTGCAGACCTGTCAATTGCAGAAATCGCCGCAGACTACAGCTTCCCAGTAGAGGAGGTCTGTAATCTGTGCCAACAGTTGGGAATCGCCTATAAAACCCCCCAGACTCGTCTAGCTCTGGAGGATGCCAAGGCTATTATTTCTAAGATTCTGTCTCAAAAACGGGGATCGGGTGCTGACGAAGGGTAA
- the accD gene encoding acetyl-CoA carboxylase, carboxyltransferase subunit beta: MSLFDWFANRRKSEPISQQPQEREIADGLWTKCEACGVLAYTKDLRANQMVCLECNHHSRVFSDERIRQLIDANTWMAIDDHLSPSDPLKFRDRKQYSDRIREMQEKIGLLDAVQTGMGQLEGLPIALGVMDFRFMGGSMGSVVGEKLTRLIERATWESKPVVIVCASGGARMQEGMLSLMQMAKISGALERHREARLLYIPVLTHPTTGGVTASFAMLGDIILAEPKATIGFAGRRVIEQTLREKLPDDFQTSEYLLQHGFVDAIVPRTGLKKTLAQLISLHQPISPVPSMMPVPEALRVGF; this comes from the coding sequence ATGTCTTTATTTGATTGGTTTGCAAATCGACGAAAATCAGAGCCAATTAGTCAACAACCACAAGAGCGAGAAATTGCGGATGGGCTGTGGACGAAGTGCGAGGCTTGTGGTGTACTGGCTTATACCAAAGACTTGCGCGCTAACCAAATGGTTTGCCTAGAGTGCAACCATCACAGCCGTGTATTCAGCGATGAGCGCATCCGCCAGCTAATTGATGCTAATACCTGGATGGCAATTGACGATCATCTGTCTCCCAGCGATCCGCTGAAGTTCCGCGATCGCAAACAATATAGCGATCGCATCCGCGAAATGCAAGAAAAAATCGGTCTGCTGGATGCCGTGCAAACAGGGATGGGGCAACTAGAAGGCTTGCCCATCGCCCTTGGTGTCATGGACTTTCGCTTTATGGGCGGTAGCATGGGTTCTGTAGTAGGGGAAAAACTCACCCGCCTAATTGAACGAGCGACTTGGGAAAGTAAGCCAGTAGTGATAGTCTGTGCTTCCGGCGGTGCCAGGATGCAAGAAGGAATGTTAAGTCTGATGCAGATGGCGAAAATCTCCGGCGCACTGGAGCGTCATCGAGAAGCCAGACTGCTCTATATCCCCGTTCTCACCCACCCCACCACAGGCGGCGTTACAGCTTCTTTTGCGATGTTGGGAGACATCATACTGGCAGAGCCAAAAGCAACCATCGGCTTTGCAGGGCGGCGAGTGATTGAGCAAACCCTGCGCGAAAAGCTACCAGATGATTTTCAGACATCGGAATATTTACTACAGCACGGCTTTGTAGACGCAATTGTGCCTCGCACTGGGTTAAAGAAAACTCTGGCGCAGCTAATTAGCCTGCACCAACCCATCTCCCCTGTACCGTCGATGATGCCAGTACCAGAAGCACTGAGAGTTGGTTTCTAG
- a CDS encoding phosphoketolase: MTAIQEAIVNKPAFCDGIQYFGEEMPEFEKFGKSPAIEEGKDAIASTTDPAAVFQTLLYADALRYLILQVTASKASGHPGGFASQAEAYASLVMLGHKNIITEVGHHAPGFYSAMFLDRSLEDMGIETVQQLRDRFREKHGLLGHLSGYIPGILAPAGPLGQGQHFAMAAALLHRDKLFPFTLGDGGLGEPYIMSGMGHFHTAYPDVTNFLPVLVWNGYSQEHHSMVSTKSNEQMINYWRGNGFEEVILVNAKDYDDQNQPGDYVDSTAFSFEKRLEFTKAVLVGVDKAAKSALGGKLTVFIIKQLKGAGVHALGAKSHNLYPKDTLDAPHIISALKTRALSPAAWELVRTNCVNAGGGPAAKTAVTEFELPLPDLGELPLEEYPVGGDAKVSTTAMGRLVGKVGEIDKNYLVTNADGNEASGIANINQALKIIHPTVDDLYNQAPGGQVYEPLSEDACAGLAAGIALMGGRTLWCSYESFAINGVPIWQTVTQAIAELRRPTPSTITLYTAGALEQGRNGWTHQRPEIEAYFAAMMRNGNVFPLFPPDANSIQVCYDWALTTKNKGVVITASKSPLPIRTTFEQTRQALRDGAIVLHEIPGDKMVVFAVIGDMTLMPVFEAAAFLETEQIGVRIVSVINPRRLYRPSDVLWDTCSQADDGFLDDAAFAKLFDGDALVGVTGGASGMLEPIMLRSSCKRDTFAWKRGETTASAGELMAFNGLTAQALTKRAQELLH; encoded by the coding sequence ATGACAGCAATTCAAGAGGCAATTGTTAATAAGCCTGCTTTTTGCGATGGAATTCAATATTTTGGTGAAGAAATGCCAGAATTTGAGAAATTTGGGAAATCGCCAGCAATAGAAGAGGGGAAAGATGCGATCGCATCCACCACAGATCCGGCTGCTGTCTTCCAAACTTTACTTTATGCCGACGCTTTGCGGTACCTTATCCTGCAAGTTACAGCCTCTAAAGCATCAGGACACCCTGGAGGTTTCGCTTCTCAAGCGGAAGCTTATGCCTCTTTGGTGATGCTGGGTCACAAGAATATCATCACCGAAGTTGGACATCACGCCCCTGGATTTTATAGTGCCATGTTTCTCGATCGGTCGCTAGAAGACATGGGGATAGAAACAGTACAACAATTGCGCGATCGCTTCCGAGAAAAACACGGACTCCTGGGACATCTTTCCGGCTACATTCCCGGCATTTTAGCCCCCGCAGGTCCCCTCGGACAAGGGCAACACTTCGCAATGGCAGCAGCTTTACTCCACCGCGACAAACTTTTCCCCTTTACTCTCGGTGACGGCGGTTTAGGCGAACCATACATTATGAGTGGGATGGGACACTTCCACACCGCTTATCCGGATGTCACCAACTTTTTACCCGTGTTGGTTTGGAACGGCTACAGCCAGGAACACCATAGCATGGTGTCCACCAAATCCAACGAACAGATGATTAACTACTGGCGCGGTAACGGGTTTGAAGAAGTTATCTTAGTCAACGCCAAAGACTATGACGATCAAAATCAGCCTGGAGATTACGTCGATAGTACCGCCTTCTCCTTCGAGAAGCGCTTAGAATTTACCAAAGCTGTTCTCGTCGGCGTGGATAAAGCTGCAAAATCTGCCCTTGGCGGCAAACTTACAGTATTTATCATCAAACAGCTAAAAGGTGCAGGTGTCCACGCACTAGGGGCAAAATCTCACAACCTCTATCCCAAAGATACCCTGGATGCTCCCCATATTATCAGTGCCTTGAAAACGCGCGCTTTGTCACCTGCTGCATGGGAATTAGTAAGGACAAATTGCGTCAACGCCGGCGGTGGCCCGGCGGCGAAAACAGCCGTGACAGAATTTGAATTACCGTTACCAGACTTAGGCGAACTTCCCTTAGAAGAATATCCCGTGGGTGGAGATGCTAAAGTTTCCACAACCGCAATGGGACGTTTAGTGGGAAAAGTTGGAGAAATAGACAAAAACTATCTTGTCACCAACGCCGACGGTAACGAAGCTTCTGGTATCGCCAACATTAACCAAGCGCTGAAAATTATCCACCCCACAGTTGACGACTTGTATAACCAAGCACCAGGCGGACAAGTTTACGAACCGCTAAGTGAAGATGCTTGTGCAGGCTTAGCTGCTGGTATAGCTTTGATGGGAGGACGTACCCTGTGGTGTTCCTACGAATCCTTCGCCATCAACGGTGTACCAATTTGGCAAACCGTGACGCAAGCGATCGCAGAATTGCGCCGTCCGACTCCCTCTACTATTACCTTATACACCGCCGGAGCATTAGAGCAAGGGCGCAACGGATGGACGCACCAACGTCCAGAAATTGAAGCTTATTTCGCCGCCATGATGCGGAATGGCAACGTTTTCCCCCTGTTTCCCCCCGACGCTAACAGCATCCAAGTTTGCTATGACTGGGCGCTAACAACTAAGAATAAGGGAGTTGTCATTACTGCTAGTAAGTCGCCACTACCAATTCGCACAACCTTTGAACAAACCCGTCAAGCTTTGCGCGATGGTGCCATTGTGCTGCATGAAATCCCCGGTGACAAGATGGTAGTCTTTGCCGTAATTGGCGACATGACGCTAATGCCTGTTTTTGAAGCCGCCGCCTTCCTAGAAACCGAACAAATTGGCGTGCGAATTGTCTCCGTTATCAATCCTCGCCGTTTGTACCGTCCCTCTGATGTGTTATGGGATACCTGTTCTCAAGCTGATGACGGTTTCTTAGATGATGCTGCATTTGCCAAGCTATTTGATGGCGATGCACTGGTTGGTGTCACAGGTGGCGCTTCCGGGATGCTGGAACCGATCATGCTGCGGAGTAGCTGCAAGCGCGACACTTTCGCCTGGAAGCGTGGAGAAACTACAGCCAGTGCTGGTGAGTTGATGGCATTTAATGGTTTAACCGCCCAAGCGTTGACAAAACGCGCTCAGGAATTGCTGCATTAA
- a CDS encoding anti-sigma regulatory factor: MNEIKKICLQVTTDLKALDSVLSGFESINQPFIPKKVWLQCQLALAEGFTNAVRHAHKGKPSDVPIDIEVTLFAERLEIRIWDEGPPFDLEKRLKTLPEVANKESGGGRGIAILHKIADSLSYSRTIDNRNCLFIVKHFSSCFEPK, encoded by the coding sequence TTGAACGAAATCAAGAAAATCTGTTTACAAGTTACCACAGACCTCAAGGCTTTAGACAGTGTTTTGTCAGGGTTTGAGAGTATAAATCAACCATTTATTCCCAAAAAAGTTTGGTTGCAGTGCCAATTAGCACTAGCAGAAGGGTTTACTAACGCTGTTCGCCACGCCCACAAAGGTAAACCTTCAGACGTGCCTATTGATATCGAAGTTACTCTGTTTGCAGAACGTTTAGAGATCCGGATTTGGGATGAAGGGCCGCCATTTGATTTAGAAAAACGACTCAAGACTCTACCCGAAGTAGCGAATAAAGAATCTGGCGGTGGGCGGGGAATCGCAATTTTGCATAAAATAGCGGATTCTTTGAGTTACAGCCGCACTATAGATAATCGGAACTGTCTGTTTATCGTTAAACATTTTTCCAGTTGTTTTGAGCCTAAGTGA
- a CDS encoding PP2C family protein-serine/threonine phosphatase — MVQVLIIDDDPAIQLLLKRTLKSEGYDLTVASDGEAGLIQAQELSPALVICDWIMPRMNGLEVCRRIKATPELSTTFFILLTSMGSVDDRVKGLDAGADDFLCKPIEMNELKARVRSGLRLHQLSRDLKQQKQLLEDELAEAAEYVCSILPSPLCDPPVTIDSRFIPSRQLGGDGFDYYWLDKDHLVIYLLDVAGHGLRAALPSLSVMNLLKNQVMAKINYYQPSDVLKGLNETFQMTQRNDKYFTIWYGVYNRIKRTLVYASAGHPPAVLISAKAPFFTQVKRLKTPGLPVGMFPDVEFTDDFCEVEKSSTLYIFSDGIYEINQPDGNIWGLDAFVQLLTSCRDKSESNLDRVLRSVQVVNPKDYFDDDLSLLQINFP; from the coding sequence ATGGTTCAAGTTTTGATTATTGATGATGACCCTGCGATTCAGCTATTGCTGAAAAGAACACTCAAAAGCGAAGGGTACGATTTGACGGTAGCAAGCGATGGCGAAGCCGGGTTAATTCAAGCCCAAGAGTTAAGCCCCGCTTTGGTAATTTGCGACTGGATCATGCCGCGCATGAACGGACTGGAGGTGTGCCGTCGAATCAAGGCAACGCCAGAACTTTCTACCACCTTCTTTATTTTGCTGACATCGATGGGTTCCGTCGATGATCGCGTTAAAGGGTTGGATGCTGGCGCTGATGATTTCTTGTGCAAACCCATTGAAATGAATGAATTGAAGGCGCGAGTGAGGTCGGGCTTGAGGCTGCACCAACTCAGCCGGGATTTGAAGCAGCAAAAACAGTTGCTGGAAGACGAATTAGCCGAAGCTGCCGAGTATGTGTGTTCCATTTTGCCCTCGCCCCTGTGTGATCCACCTGTAACCATCGACTCGCGGTTTATTCCCTCGCGACAGCTGGGAGGCGATGGATTTGATTACTATTGGCTAGATAAGGATCATTTAGTCATTTATTTGCTGGATGTAGCTGGACATGGATTGCGGGCTGCCTTACCCTCTCTTTCGGTGATGAATCTGCTGAAGAACCAAGTGATGGCTAAGATTAATTACTATCAGCCCAGCGATGTTCTCAAGGGGTTAAATGAAACTTTCCAGATGACTCAGCGCAATGATAAATACTTTACCATTTGGTACGGTGTTTATAACAGAATAAAGCGCACCCTGGTTTACGCTAGTGCTGGACATCCACCAGCAGTTTTAATCTCCGCCAAAGCTCCATTCTTTACCCAAGTAAAACGTCTGAAAACCCCAGGCTTACCAGTTGGGATGTTTCCGGATGTAGAATTTACCGATGATTTCTGCGAAGTGGAAAAATCCAGCACCCTGTACATTTTTAGTGATGGAATTTATGAAATCAACCAGCCAGACGGCAACATTTGGGGGCTTGATGCGTTTGTCCAACTGCTTACAAGCTGCCGCGACAAGAGCGAGAGTAATTTAGACCGGGTATTGCGTTCCGTTCAAGTTGTAAACCCTAAAGACTATTTCGATGATGATTTGTCTTTGTTGCAAATCAATTTTCCTTAG
- a CDS encoding STAS domain-containing protein, giving the protein MSPVVKIVQPSGILDGMKAGQFRQEISDIVENGADIVLIDFKDVTFMDSSGLGALVLALKTVRASGGKLFICSINEQVKMLFELTSMDRVFEIFPNRDEFYNQVTS; this is encoded by the coding sequence ATGAGTCCTGTTGTTAAAATTGTTCAACCCTCTGGAATTTTAGACGGTATGAAAGCGGGTCAGTTTCGTCAAGAAATTAGCGATATTGTGGAAAATGGAGCCGATATTGTGCTAATTGATTTTAAGGATGTTACCTTTATGGATAGTTCTGGGTTAGGGGCGCTGGTTCTAGCGCTCAAAACTGTTCGAGCCTCTGGTGGAAAACTCTTTATTTGCTCTATCAATGAGCAAGTAAAAATGTTGTTTGAACTCACCAGTATGGATCGTGTGTTTGAAATCTTTCCTAATCGAGACGAATTTTATAACCAAGTTACTTCATAG
- the crtO gene encoding beta-carotene ketolase CrtO → MQEYDVVIIGAGHNGLVCAAYLLKAGYSVLLLEKRSIPGGGATTEEILPEEAPGFKFNLCSIDHEFIHLGPVVEELELTKYGLEYLYCDPVVFCPHPDGKYFLGHKSVEKTCAEIARYNERDAKKYAEYTDYWQRLIGAMIPMFNAPPKSIIDIAGNYDLKKIKDLFSVLGGPNKTLDLIRNMITSPEDILNEWFDSEFLKAPLARLAAELGAPPSQKTISVGAIMMAMRHDPGMARPKGGSGALVDALLKLVHSKGGVVLTDQTVERVLVDDGRAVGVRVAGGTEYRAKRGVISNIDARRLFLRLMDEADVDDADPNLRDRLERKIVNNNETILKIDCALSEPLRFEHHNHQDEYLIGSVLIADSVRQVEIAHSQASIGNIPDSDPSMYVVVPTVRDPSMAPEGKHTLWIEFFAPYQIAGAEGTGHNGTGWTDDLKNKVADRVLDKLAEYSPNLKHSIIARAVESPAELGDRLGAYKGNYYHIDMTLDQMIFFRPLPELANYKTPIEGLFLSGAGTHPGGSVSGMPGRNCARVFLHTQQPFTQTLKDAGNSIRSTVESVFKISSDT, encoded by the coding sequence ATGCAAGAGTACGATGTCGTTATTATTGGTGCTGGTCACAATGGGTTAGTGTGTGCTGCATATCTTCTAAAAGCAGGGTACAGCGTCCTGCTGTTGGAGAAGCGTTCAATTCCCGGTGGCGGCGCGACAACTGAAGAGATTTTACCTGAAGAGGCACCAGGTTTTAAGTTCAATCTCTGCTCAATTGACCACGAGTTCATTCACTTGGGACCAGTAGTTGAAGAGTTAGAACTTACTAAATATGGCTTGGAATATCTTTATTGCGATCCAGTAGTTTTTTGTCCCCACCCAGACGGCAAATACTTTTTAGGCCACAAGTCAGTAGAAAAAACTTGTGCGGAAATTGCCCGGTATAATGAGCGCGATGCCAAAAAATACGCCGAATACACGGATTACTGGCAACGGCTAATTGGTGCAATGATTCCGATGTTCAATGCACCGCCAAAATCTATCATTGACATCGCTGGCAACTACGACCTAAAAAAAATTAAAGATTTATTCTCAGTGCTAGGTGGCCCGAATAAGACCCTGGATCTAATTCGGAATATGATCACTAGCCCAGAAGATATTCTCAATGAGTGGTTTGATTCAGAATTTCTCAAAGCCCCCCTTGCTAGACTCGCCGCAGAACTTGGCGCACCGCCTTCCCAAAAAACAATTTCTGTGGGAGCGATTATGATGGCAATGCGCCACGATCCCGGTATGGCACGACCCAAGGGTGGTAGCGGCGCACTTGTGGATGCTTTGCTAAAGTTAGTGCATAGTAAGGGCGGGGTGGTGCTGACTGACCAGACCGTTGAGCGCGTTTTAGTGGATGATGGTCGTGCGGTGGGCGTTAGGGTGGCAGGTGGCACCGAATACCGAGCAAAACGTGGGGTAATCTCCAATATTGACGCTAGACGCTTGTTCCTGCGCTTAATGGACGAGGCAGATGTTGATGATGCTGACCCAAATTTGCGCGATCGCTTGGAGCGTAAAATCGTCAACAACAACGAAACTATTCTCAAAATTGACTGCGCTTTATCTGAACCTCTGCGCTTTGAACACCACAACCACCAAGATGAATACCTCATCGGTTCTGTTCTCATCGCTGACTCAGTGCGCCAAGTAGAAATCGCCCACAGCCAAGCATCTATCGGCAATATTCCCGATTCTGACCCCTCAATGTATGTCGTTGTACCAACCGTGCGCGATCCGTCGATGGCACCAGAAGGCAAGCATACCTTATGGATTGAGTTTTTCGCCCCCTATCAGATTGCTGGTGCCGAGGGAACAGGTCACAATGGCACTGGCTGGACTGACGATCTGAAAAACAAGGTCGCCGACCGGGTGCTGGACAAGCTGGCAGAGTATTCCCCAAATCTCAAGCACTCAATCATCGCCCGTGCTGTGGAAAGTCCGGCAGAACTGGGAGATAGACTGGGGGCTTATAAAGGGAACTACTACCACATCGACATGACCCTCGACCAGATGATCTTCTTCCGTCCCTTACCGGAATTAGCTAACTACAAAACTCCCATAGAAGGGCTATTCTTGAGCGGTGCTGGAACCCATCCAGGTGGTTCCGTTTCCGGGATGCCTGGACGCAACTGCGCTCGTGTTTTCCTGCACACGCAGCAGCCATTTACCCAAACTCTGAAGGATGCGGGGAATTCTATCAGATCAACTGTCGAGTCTGTCTTTAAAATCTCCTCTGACACCTAG